One genomic window of Lolium perenne isolate Kyuss_39 unplaced genomic scaffold, Kyuss_2.0 unplaced35, whole genome shotgun sequence includes the following:
- the LOC139834327 gene encoding putative cytochrome c biosynthesis ccmC-like mitochondrial protein, whose product MSVSLLQPYFFMSKTKSYAQILIGSRLFLTAMAIHLSLRVAPPDLQQGGNSRISYVHVPAARMSIVIYIATAINSSLFPLTKHPLFLRSSGTGTEIGAFSTLFTLVTGGFRGRPMWGTFRVWDARLTSVFILFLIYLGALRFQKLPVEPAPISIRAGPIDIPIIKSPVNWWNTSHQPGSISRSGTSIHVPMPIPILSNFANFPFSTRILFVLETRLPIPSFPESPLTEEIEAREGIPLKT is encoded by the coding sequence ATGTCAGTTTCGTTATTACAACCTTATTTTTTTATGTCAAAGACAAAAAGCTACGCGCAAATTCTCATTGGATCTCGGTTGTTCTTAACAGCGATGGCTATTCATTTAAGTCTTCGGGTAGCACCACCAGATCTTCAACAAGGTGGAAATTCTCGTATTTCGTATGTACATGTTCCTGCAGCTCGGATGAGTATAGTTATTTATATCGCGACAGCTATAAACAGTTCCTTGTTCCCATTAACAAAACATCCCCTTTTTCTTCGCTCTTCCGGAACCGGTACAGAAATTGGTGCTTTTTCTACTTTGTTTACGTTAGTGACTGGGGGGTTTCGGGGAAGGCCTATGTGGGGTACCTTTCGGGTGTGGGATGCTCGTTTAACTTCTGTATTCATCTTGTTCCTTATTTACCTGGGTGCACTGCGTTTTCAAAAGCTTCCTGTCGAACCGGCTCCTATTTCAATCCGTGCTGGACCGATCGATATACCAATAATAAAGTCTCCAGTCAACTGGTGGAATACATCGCATCAACCTGGGAGCATTAGCCGATCTGGTACATCAATACATGTTCCTATGCCCATTCCAATCTTGTCTAACTTTGCTAACTTCCCCTTCTCTACCCGTATCTTGTTCGTTCTGGAAACACGTCTTCCTATTCCATCTTTTCCCGAATCTCCCTTAACGGAAGAAATAGAAGCTCGAGAAGGAATACCACTAAAAACCTAG